In Chromobacterium rhizoryzae, one genomic interval encodes:
- a CDS encoding C69 family dipeptidase — MTPRPTLLALATALALAAPLADACSSLIVGKQASADGSIIIARNEDYYINNWNKRLVLHPARAAAKDETLSFKNGLKVPAPAQFYRYSGLMDWNGDSAGGDGLYEERGVNEFNVAVSATNSAEINARAKKADPLLDSGVVEAVIPSLILPQAKTAREGVELLGRYLSQYGAGEGNGVLIADPNEAWYMEIGSGHHWLAYRVPQDSYLMVANGLRLHDIDLADRANVIASPGLAEFTAKHQLLAKVDAKRFNFAQAFGVTGDKYNVDREWLGQHLLNPALRQATRQAQYPLTLKPEHKIAVADVAKVLRATFHGTALAKQKDADRPMGVDRTIETHVIQLRAGLPKELAALTWQSFGSPAGAVLVPMYENAMKDIPAPLRAGAANYESGSAYWAFRANATLAQTKPDKYLPVLAQWQARLERQFQSQQPAVDAMLTSLYASQPQTAVGFAGQWSGGNMLSAVQSARDVHAGLLTDLTKASEKKYSPEELEKIKNL, encoded by the coding sequence ATGACGCCGCGCCCTACCCTGCTTGCCCTGGCCACCGCCCTTGCGCTGGCCGCCCCGCTTGCCGACGCCTGCTCATCGCTGATCGTCGGCAAACAGGCCTCCGCCGATGGCTCCATCATCATCGCCCGCAACGAAGATTATTACATCAATAACTGGAACAAGCGCCTGGTGCTGCATCCGGCGCGCGCGGCGGCCAAGGATGAGACGCTGAGCTTCAAGAACGGCCTGAAAGTGCCGGCGCCGGCACAGTTCTACCGCTACAGCGGCCTGATGGACTGGAACGGCGACAGCGCCGGCGGCGACGGTCTGTACGAGGAACGCGGCGTCAATGAATTCAATGTGGCGGTATCCGCCACCAATAGCGCGGAGATCAACGCCCGCGCCAAGAAAGCGGACCCGCTGCTGGACAGCGGCGTGGTGGAGGCGGTGATCCCCTCGCTGATTCTGCCGCAGGCCAAGACCGCGCGCGAAGGCGTGGAACTGCTGGGCCGCTATCTGAGCCAATACGGCGCCGGCGAAGGCAATGGCGTGCTGATCGCCGATCCGAACGAAGCCTGGTATATGGAAATCGGCTCCGGCCACCACTGGCTGGCCTATCGCGTGCCGCAGGACAGCTATTTGATGGTGGCCAACGGCCTGCGCCTGCACGACATCGACCTCGCCGACCGCGCCAATGTGATCGCCAGCCCCGGCCTGGCCGAGTTCACCGCCAAACACCAGCTGCTGGCCAAGGTGGACGCCAAGCGCTTCAACTTCGCCCAGGCCTTCGGCGTCACCGGCGACAAATACAATGTGGACCGCGAATGGCTGGGCCAGCATCTGCTGAACCCGGCGCTGCGCCAGGCCACGCGGCAGGCGCAATACCCGCTGACGCTGAAGCCGGAACACAAGATCGCGGTGGCCGACGTGGCCAAGGTGCTGCGCGCCACCTTCCACGGCACCGCGCTGGCCAAACAGAAGGACGCGGACCGGCCGATGGGCGTGGACCGCACCATAGAAACCCACGTCATCCAGCTGCGCGCCGGCCTGCCCAAGGAATTGGCGGCGCTGACCTGGCAATCCTTCGGCAGCCCGGCCGGCGCGGTGCTGGTGCCGATGTACGAGAACGCGATGAAGGACATCCCCGCGCCGCTGCGCGCCGGCGCGGCCAATTACGAGAGCGGCTCCGCCTACTGGGCCTTCCGCGCCAACGCCACGCTGGCCCAGACCAAGCCGGACAAGTATCTGCCGGTGCTGGCGCAATGGCAGGCGCGGCTGGAGCGGCAGTTCCAAAGCCAGCAGCCGGCGGTGGACGCCATGCTGACCAGTCTCTACGCCAGTCAGCCGCAAACCGCGGTCGGCTTTGCCGGCCAGTGGAGCGGCGGCAATATGCTGAGCGCGGTGCAATCGGCGCGCGACGTGCAC
- a CDS encoding superinfection immunity protein, with product MKILTMARKLFFTVLAAALALWAYGAYSGEPQWQQWAMYLGNALALGGAYLVPTLTAALVGSPRLKLVAALNVLGGWLILPWIAAMMLALKRDDLASGS from the coding sequence ATGAAGATTTTGACGATGGCGCGCAAGCTGTTCTTCACGGTGCTGGCGGCGGCGCTGGCCTTGTGGGCTTACGGCGCTTACAGCGGCGAGCCGCAGTGGCAGCAATGGGCGATGTATCTGGGCAATGCGCTGGCCTTGGGCGGCGCTTATCTGGTGCCGACCTTGACCGCCGCCTTGGTGGGCAGCCCGCGGCTGAAGCTGGTGGCGGCGCTGAATGTGCTGGGCGGCTGGCTGATCCTGCCGTGGATCGCGGCGATGATGCTGGCGCTGAAGCGCGACGATCTGGCGTCCGGGTCCTGA
- a CDS encoding DeoR/GlpR family DNA-binding transcription regulator has product MLILNQRQQELLAMVKRDSYVSVEKLAEHFSVTRQTIRRDIALLAEHQLLQRYHGGASVLSSVENVAYQARQVLCIDEKRRIAECLARHIPDNASLFINLGTTTEEVAKALHQHRGLRVITNNLHVADTMCDYPDCEVIVLGGMLRKRDRGITGEATVQLIRQFRVDYGIIGISSIELDGTLRDYDYREVRSAEAIIQQSRHVFLAADHSKFDRPALVELGHLSQIDALFTDQPPPPAVVELMREADTQLYVAD; this is encoded by the coding sequence ATGCTCATTCTGAATCAACGCCAGCAGGAATTGCTGGCCATGGTCAAACGCGACAGCTACGTCAGCGTGGAAAAGCTGGCCGAACATTTTTCCGTCACCCGGCAGACCATACGCCGCGACATCGCGCTGCTGGCCGAGCATCAGTTGCTGCAACGCTATCACGGCGGCGCCAGCGTGCTGTCCAGCGTGGAGAACGTCGCCTACCAGGCGCGGCAGGTGCTGTGCATAGACGAAAAGCGCCGCATCGCCGAATGCCTGGCCCGCCACATCCCGGACAACGCTTCGCTGTTCATCAATCTGGGCACCACCACCGAGGAAGTGGCCAAGGCGCTGCACCAGCACCGCGGCCTGCGGGTGATCACCAATAATCTGCACGTGGCGGACACCATGTGCGACTACCCGGACTGCGAAGTCATCGTGCTGGGCGGCATGCTGCGCAAACGCGACCGCGGCATCACCGGCGAGGCCACGGTGCAGCTGATCCGCCAGTTCCGCGTCGATTACGGCATCATCGGCATTTCCAGCATCGAGCTGGACGGCACGCTGCGCGATTACGACTACCGCGAGGTGCGCAGCGCCGAGGCCATCATCCAGCAATCCCGCCATGTCTTCCTGGCCGCCGACCACAGCAAGTTCGACCGCCCGGCGCTGGTGGAGCTGGGCCATCTGTCGCAGATCGACGCGCTGTTCACCGACCAGCCGCCGCCGCCCGCCGTCGTCGAGCTGATGCGGGAGGCGGATACCCAATTGTACGTGGCGGACTGA
- a CDS encoding NAD(P)/FAD-dependent oxidoreductase, whose translation METVECVVIGAGVIGLAVARQLAMAGREVLIVEAESAIGQHASSRNSEVIHAGLYYPPGSLKARLCVAGRRRLYDYCAQRAIAHRRCGKLVVAANEAELPRLQALQQRAAANGVDDLRWLDAEQLQALEPALQARAALLSPSTGIIDSHGLMLALLADAEAHGATLALNSPLQDGRVSGDGLELNIAGMRLRAGLTVNAAGAWAPRAAASIAGVPRETIPTPYYARGVYFALQGRSPFQRLIYPLPEAGGLGTHLTLDLAGQARFGPDLEWVDAIDYQVDPARAERFHAGVRRWWPTLPEQALAPAYAGIRPKIAGPGAPDADFLIQGPAQHGVPGLLQLYGIESPGLTASLALAEYAAATLTA comes from the coding sequence ATGGAAACCGTGGAATGCGTGGTGATAGGCGCCGGCGTGATCGGCCTGGCCGTGGCGCGGCAGCTGGCGATGGCCGGCCGCGAAGTCCTCATCGTGGAAGCGGAAAGCGCCATCGGCCAGCATGCGTCCAGCCGCAACAGCGAAGTGATCCACGCCGGGCTCTACTATCCGCCCGGCAGCCTGAAAGCGCGGCTCTGCGTGGCCGGCCGCCGGCGGCTGTACGACTACTGCGCCCAGCGCGCGATTGCCCACCGGCGCTGCGGCAAGCTAGTCGTCGCCGCAAACGAGGCCGAACTGCCGCGGCTGCAAGCCTTGCAACAGCGCGCCGCCGCCAACGGCGTCGATGATCTGCGCTGGCTGGACGCGGAACAGCTTCAGGCGCTGGAGCCGGCCTTGCAGGCCCGCGCCGCGCTGTTGTCGCCGTCCACCGGCATCATAGACAGCCACGGCCTGATGCTGGCCCTGCTGGCCGACGCCGAGGCCCACGGCGCGACGCTGGCCTTGAACTCCCCGCTGCAAGACGGCCGCGTGAGCGGCGACGGTTTGGAGCTGAACATCGCCGGCATGCGGCTACGCGCAGGGCTGACGGTCAACGCCGCCGGCGCGTGGGCGCCGCGGGCGGCGGCCAGCATTGCCGGCGTTCCACGTGAAACCATTCCCACGCCCTATTACGCGCGCGGCGTCTATTTCGCGCTGCAAGGCCGCTCGCCGTTCCAGCGCCTGATCTACCCGCTGCCCGAGGCCGGCGGCCTGGGCACGCATCTGACGCTGGACCTGGCCGGCCAGGCGCGCTTCGGCCCGGACCTGGAATGGGTGGACGCCATCGACTACCAAGTGGACCCGGCGCGCGCGGAGCGCTTCCACGCCGGCGTCCGCCGCTGGTGGCCGACGCTGCCGGAACAGGCGCTGGCGCCGGCCTACGCCGGCATCCGCCCCAAGATCGCCGGCCCCGGCGCGCCGGACGCGGACTTCCTGATCCAGGGGCCGGCGCAACACGGCGTGCCCGGCCTGCTCCAACTCTACGGCATCGAATCCCCCGGCCTCACCGCCAGCCTGGCGCTGGCCGAATACGCGGCGGCGACGCTGACGGCATAG
- a CDS encoding amino acid aminotransferase, whose product MFQHVDAYAGDPILSLVDAFGKDARGDKVNLSIGLYYDEQGRIPRLNAVQQAEAKLAAQPAQPCTYLPMDGLPAYRKAVQELLFGEGHPALAAGRVATIQTLGGSGALKVGADFLKRYFPDAQVWVSDPTWDNHVAIFEGAGIAVNRYPYFDPQTRGVDFAAMLDTLETLPAGSILLLHPCCHNPTGSDLDNAQWDQVVALAKRKQLIPFMDIAYQGFGAGLEEDAYAIRAMADAGVSFLVSNSFSKIFSLYGERCGGLSVVCPSQAEAELVLGQLKATVRRNYSNPPTTGARLIATVLGDAELKALWVSEVNEMRGRILEMRGILVEVLKQALPEQDFAYLVHQRGMFSYTGFSQAQVDALRERFGVYLVGTGRMCVAGLTRANAPYVAKAFAAVQ is encoded by the coding sequence ATGTTTCAGCACGTCGACGCCTACGCCGGCGATCCCATCCTGTCGCTGGTCGACGCCTTCGGCAAGGATGCGCGCGGCGACAAGGTCAACCTCAGCATCGGACTGTATTACGACGAGCAGGGCCGCATTCCGCGCCTGAACGCGGTGCAGCAGGCTGAGGCCAAGCTGGCGGCCCAGCCGGCCCAGCCTTGCACTTATCTGCCGATGGACGGCCTGCCGGCCTACCGCAAGGCGGTGCAGGAGCTGTTGTTCGGCGAGGGACATCCGGCGCTGGCCGCCGGCCGCGTCGCCACCATCCAGACCCTGGGCGGCTCCGGCGCGCTGAAAGTGGGCGCGGACTTCCTCAAGCGCTATTTCCCCGACGCCCAGGTGTGGGTCAGCGATCCGACCTGGGACAACCACGTGGCCATCTTCGAAGGCGCCGGCATCGCGGTCAATCGCTACCCCTATTTCGATCCGCAAACCCGCGGCGTGGACTTCGCGGCGATGCTGGACACGCTGGAAACCCTGCCCGCCGGCAGCATCCTGCTGCTGCATCCGTGTTGCCACAACCCCACCGGCTCGGATCTGGACAATGCGCAGTGGGATCAGGTGGTGGCGCTGGCCAAGCGCAAGCAGCTGATTCCCTTCATGGACATCGCCTACCAGGGTTTCGGCGCCGGCTTGGAAGAGGACGCCTACGCCATCCGCGCGATGGCCGACGCCGGTGTGTCCTTCCTGGTCAGCAACTCCTTCTCCAAGATCTTCTCGCTGTACGGCGAGCGCTGCGGCGGCCTGTCGGTGGTATGCCCGAGCCAGGCCGAGGCGGAGCTGGTGTTGGGCCAGCTCAAGGCCACGGTGCGCCGCAACTACTCCAATCCGCCCACCACCGGCGCGCGCTTGATCGCCACCGTGCTGGGCGACGCCGAGCTGAAAGCGCTGTGGGTGTCCGAGGTGAACGAGATGCGCGGCCGCATCCTGGAGATGCGCGGCATTCTGGTGGAGGTGCTGAAGCAGGCGCTGCCGGAGCAGGACTTCGCCTATCTGGTCCATCAGCGCGGCATGTTCAGCTACACCGGCTTCAGCCAGGCCCAGGTGGACGCCCTGCGTGAGCGTTTCGGTGTCTATCTGGTGGGCACCGGCCGCATGTGCGTGGCCGGCTTGACCCGCGCCAATGCGCCTTATGTGGCCAAGGCTTTCGCCGCGGTGCAGTAA
- a CDS encoding SDR family oxidoreductase, translating to MSKALIVITGASSGIGAATARLLSQQGHPLLLLARRVERLEALALPNTLCRAVDVTDRAQLAAAVAEAEGRFGPVDAIVNNAGVMLLGQMAEQAPEEWKTMFDVNVHGLLNGIHTVLGGMVERKRGTVINISSVAGRKTFPNHVAYCGTKFAVHAMSENLREEVADHGVRVVTIAPGAVDTELLSHTSSEAIKAGYEAWKQEMGGVLAAEDVASAIVYAYQQPQNVCIREIVLAATRQQP from the coding sequence ATGAGTAAGGCTCTCATTGTCATCACCGGCGCCAGCTCCGGCATCGGCGCCGCCACCGCCCGTTTGTTGTCGCAACAAGGCCATCCGCTCTTGCTATTGGCGCGTCGGGTGGAGCGGCTGGAAGCGCTGGCCTTGCCCAATACCTTGTGCCGCGCGGTGGACGTGACCGACCGCGCCCAGCTGGCCGCCGCGGTGGCGGAGGCGGAGGGCCGCTTCGGGCCGGTGGACGCCATCGTCAACAACGCCGGCGTGATGTTGCTGGGACAGATGGCCGAGCAGGCGCCGGAGGAGTGGAAAACCATGTTCGACGTCAATGTGCACGGCCTGCTCAACGGCATCCACACGGTGCTGGGCGGCATGGTGGAGCGCAAGCGCGGCACGGTGATCAATATCAGCTCGGTGGCCGGGCGCAAGACCTTCCCCAACCATGTGGCCTATTGCGGCACCAAGTTCGCGGTGCACGCGATGTCTGAGAATCTGCGCGAGGAAGTGGCGGACCACGGCGTGCGGGTGGTGACGATAGCGCCGGGCGCGGTGGACACCGAGTTGCTGTCGCATACCAGCAGCGAGGCGATCAAGGCCGGTTACGAAGCCTGGAAACAGGAGATGGGCGGCGTGTTGGCGGCGGAAGACGTAGCCAGCGCCATCGTCTACGCCTATCAGCAGCCGCAGAATGTGTGCATTCGCGAGATCGTGCTGGCGGCGACGCGGCAGCAGCCCTGA
- a CDS encoding LysR family transcriptional regulator, whose amino-acid sequence MDIRSLKAFIAVFEERNITQASARLYLSQPALSATIRQLEEQLGAALFQRQPRGVEVTDAARLLYPAARRLVEEADSLTQLFRSRQDCLPLTLGVAADLGQADVARVLAAAYRAVDGLLLELAAGCAGDARLDEEANRCEDELFLPLWEEDYVLAMCADAPLAGQPLLRPGQLLGQDLIACPDHPSHQRFASLLGEAARELAVAARCATLQQAATLAAAGAGVAFVPQGLAKDHPELRCVQLEQAELSRRVGLCYAPDALAKPALARLKQGLAGG is encoded by the coding sequence ATGGATATCCGCTCACTCAAAGCCTTCATCGCCGTATTCGAAGAGCGCAACATCACCCAGGCCTCGGCGCGTCTCTACCTGAGCCAGCCTGCGCTGTCCGCCACCATCCGGCAACTGGAAGAACAGCTGGGGGCCGCGCTGTTCCAGCGTCAGCCGCGCGGGGTGGAAGTGACCGACGCCGCCCGGCTGCTGTACCCGGCGGCGCGGCGGCTGGTGGAAGAAGCCGACAGCCTGACACAGCTGTTTCGCAGCCGGCAGGACTGCCTTCCGCTGACGCTGGGAGTGGCGGCGGACCTGGGCCAGGCCGACGTGGCGCGCGTGTTGGCGGCGGCCTACCGCGCTGTGGACGGCTTGCTGCTGGAACTGGCGGCGGGCTGCGCCGGCGACGCGCGGCTGGACGAGGAGGCCAATCGTTGCGAGGACGAGCTGTTCCTGCCGCTGTGGGAAGAAGATTATGTGCTGGCGATGTGCGCCGACGCGCCGCTGGCGGGACAGCCGCTGCTACGGCCGGGACAACTGCTGGGCCAGGACCTGATCGCCTGCCCGGACCATCCGTCGCACCAGCGCTTCGCCAGCCTGTTGGGCGAGGCGGCGCGGGAACTGGCGGTGGCGGCGCGCTGCGCCACCCTGCAACAGGCGGCGACGCTGGCCGCGGCCGGCGCCGGCGTCGCCTTCGTCCCGCAGGGGCTGGCCAAGGACCACCCCGAGCTGCGCTGCGTGCAGCTGGAACAGGCGGAACTCAGCCGCCGCGTCGGCCTGTGCTACGCGCCGGACGCCTTGGCCAAGCCGGCGCTGGCCCGTTTGAAACAAGGCCTGGCCGGCGGCTGA